From the Corythoichthys intestinalis isolate RoL2023-P3 chromosome 6, ASM3026506v1, whole genome shotgun sequence genome, the window tgtctacaaatggagaaagtttagcactgttgcttctctcccaaggaggggccgtccaccaaagatgacgttaagagttcagcgcagaatactcagagaggttaaaaagaACATCAAAGTGtcagctaaagacttacagaagtcactggcacagtccaatatcactgtgcacacatcaactttatgtaaaactatggccaagaatggtgttcatggaaggaagccactgctgtttaaaaatcATTGTTGCTCCTTTCATGTTCGcagaaaggcacttggacaatccacagaagttttggaaaatattttgatattttgacaaTGGCTCTTTTGCTGGGCtgggggaggagggatgggctgcgctgaaccccctctagtggcttggtggtgaattacagagcaacgcatcacctggccggagaaccatcgaatgtcaaatgacgctgtagtcgctgcgccgtcaccacaacgcgggagcataactcaggcttaacacacaacatcatgtgtggaggaaaaatggaacagctcaccaacatcaacacctcagccccaccgtgaagcatggtggagggagcaggatgatttggtgctgttttgctaccacggggcctggacaacttgcaatcattaatggaagaatgaattcaaaagtttatcaggatgtttttcaggaaaacctgaggacgTCTGTCAGagaattgaagctaaaaagaggatggatgctgcagcaatacaatgatccaaaacacacaagtTAATCAACaacaaacagacaaacaaaatacaagttcttaagaggccaagtcaaagtccagacttgaaccccattgagatactgtggcttgacctaaagacagcgattcatgccagacatcccaggaacctgactgaactacagcagttttgtagtaaAGAATGGGCcgaaattagtcctgatcgatgtgccagactgatttacagctacaggaagtgtctggttgaatttattgctgccaaaggggtgggggtccacaaaacattaaatgtgatggttcacttacttatttttccccccttctgtcattgattgcatactatcctcattaaaatatgaaaaactacaaatgtttgggtggttttggttaaagcagacactgctttttcatctgtgtgattttgacgaagatcacatttgatgattttatgcagaaatgtgagaaattccaaaaggttcagatagtttttcatTCCACTTTAAATGAACGGTGTCTCTAAAAGATTCATCGACTATCAAAAAAGGTGTCGATTTATTTGCTAAACCACAAGTTTTCGATTAAGTGATTAATCGTGGCAGACCTAGTTGGCAGATATAACGGCCCTCCAAATGAAATCATAACTACGATTTGACCCGCAACAAAGATGAGTTGAACAACCCTTGGTTTGTAGAACAGTGGAGCAGTGGGTAcggcttactgacactgttcttcagtggttcacatcttatttacatgttagggatttctttgtgtcaattcggaaaccatcagtcagaacgaaccaaattcacgtgtggagtccctcaagggtcaattcttggacaactcttatttaacatctatatgcttcccctagctcagattatgcaacagtatgacatctcctatcatacctatgcagatgacacacaaccatttctgtgtccccacatgattatagtcccttagtctccctgagtaaatgcattcatcaaatcaatgaatggatgtggtggtgttatacttgcatgccagaattttctccagttaaatgtggagaagacagaagtgatcatttttgggtcaAGAAAGGAAATGTagaagataagcaggcaccttagcacaatgtcacttacagctacaaatcaagtcagaaaccttggcgcaattattgactcagacctaaaatttgatagccatctaaagtccgtcactacatccccttattaccacctaaaaatataaccagaattaaggggcttctgactcaacaagacatggaaaaacttatgcatgcattcattttgagcagattggactactgcaacggtatatttacaggtcttgatgaaaaaaaatcagtcaggaagctgcagctagtacagaatgctgcagccagagtcctcacaaatacaaggaaactggaccacattacactggttttgaaatcgttacactggcttccagtgaatcaaaggatagactataaagtactactgctcgtctacaaaacacttaatggccttggaccaaaatacatgcttgatttgttagagtcctatgaaacatctagacccctaaggtcatctggaaccaatctcctgtatgttccaagaacaagaaccaagcagggtgaggcagcatttagttattatgctcctcacctctggaacaagttacctgaaggtctgaagtatgctcaaactgttagctcctttaaatcagggctaaaacacttttgtttaacactgcatatccataacttctctatatactgtatgtcaatctatttgctttcaattcctcttgtgcttatctctattgctgatttcaattattagcagtagtagtagtatttgttttattttctatttatttttattcaaattttgattaaatgatatttttatgtaaattttatttcctatttcgattgtctttgtttttacgttctattgattttgatgtgatttttatgatcttcatgtcatgtaaagcactttgaattgccttgtgttgagtcgtgctatataaataaatttgccttgccttgaggAAATTCAGGAATCGAATCCAGAACACGGTATCGGCCAgaaaaaatagaattaaaaaattagatttttttttttctaagattGTTCAGCCCTATCGACTCGAGGAATAGTAAACATTCCAAAATGAAGGTTACAGTCTATTCCTACCACAGGGGGCTTCATGTTCAAGCAGTGGAAAGACAAATTCGTCGTTCTCAGCATGGAGGGCAGCCTGCTGGTGTGTCGCGATGGCGAGTCGCCGCCCGACCAAGTGGTGGAGCTGCAAAATCATTGCGAGCTAATCGTGGAGGGCCGCGAGATCTTGGACCTGCCAAGGCTGCCGGCGGGGGGCCGCAGAGACTGCTGCTTCGCCCTCATCCTGCAGCAGAGCAAGTTCCTACTGATGCTGGCAGACAACCCGGACGACTGCACGTGGGTATCGCCGCCAGATCTGTCCACCGAGCAAAATTCTCAAATAACTtgtcacttttgtttttttaagtatgTGGCTGAAGCTGATAAGGAAAGTAAGAGAGGTGAGTTTTAGTTTTCAAGTGTCCTGTTTTATGgatgaatggattggacgtccagcgctgttaatggcatgcaatgagttctAATGTTATGTACATTAACTGTGATTCTTTTGTAGTTCaagttaaatacaactgaactgTACTTTATTAACTTTTAAAGGGCAAGTGACTGTATTGGGTGATTTGAAAAATGTAACTTTAATATTATTGTTTATTAAAACCGTACTTTTTTATCCAATATTTTATTGTTACTGCTTTTTCAacactatacagtggggcaagtaagtatttagtcaaccaccaattgtgcaagttttcctacttgaaaagattagagaggcctgtaattgtcaacatgggtaaacctcaaccatgagagacagaatgtgggaaaaaaaaaacagaaaatcacattttttggtttttaaataatttatttccaaattggagtggaaaataagtatttgttcacctacaaacaagatagatttctggctgtcaaagaggtctaacttcttttaacgaggtctaacgaggctctactcgttacctgtattaatggcacctgttttaactcattatcggtataaaagacacctgtccacatcctcagtcagtcacactccaaagtcCACTATGgtaaagaccaaagagctgtcaaaggacaccagagacaaaattgtagacctgcaccaggctgggaaggctgaatctgcaataggtaaaatgcttggtgtaaagaaatcaactgtgggagcaattattagaaaatggaggacatacaagaccactgataatctccctccatctggggctccatgcaagatctcaccctgtggtgtcaaaatgataacaagaacggtgagcaaaaatcccagaaccacacggggggacctagtgaatgacctacagaaagctgggaccacagtaacaaaggctactatcagtaacacaatgcaccgccagggactcaaatcctgcactgccagacgtgtccccctgctgaagaaagtacacgtccaggcccgtctgcggttcgctagagagcatttggatgatccagaagaggactgggagaatgtgttatggtcagatgaaaccaaaatagaactttttggtagaaacacagcctctcgtgtttggaggaaaaataatactgaattgcaccataccaactgtgaagtatgggggtggaaacatcatgatttggggctgtttttctgcaaaggaaccaggacgactgatttgtgtaaaggaaagaatgaatggggccatgtatggagagattttcagtgaaaatctccttccataagcaagggcattgaagatgagacgtggctgggtctttcagcatggcaatgatcccaaacacagagccagggcaacaaaggagtggctttgtaagaagcatttcaaggtcctggagtggcccagccagtctccaggtctcaaccccacagaaaatctgcggagggagttgaaagtccaggttgcccaacgacagcccccaaaacatcactgctctagaggagacctgcatggaggaatgggccaaaataccagcaagagtgtgtgaaaagcttgtgaagagctgaagaaaaaatgtttggcctccgttattgccaacaaagggtacataacaaagtactgagatgaacttttggtattgaccaaatacttattttccaccatgatttgcaaataaaatctttaaaaatcaaacaatgtgatttactgttttttccccacattctctctctcatggttcaggtttacccatgttgaccgatacaggcctctcaaatattttccaGTGGGAGAACTTTGGGAAGAACAACATAAAgtgcgttgcagtagtccagccttgagcttgtaaaagcgtgaattgcttattcaaggtcgtggcgactaagaaaaggcttcactttggccaagagacggagctggaaaaaacttgctcttacaacagaactaatctgttcatggaaggtgtgccaaaagtgatatacagtgatacctcggctcacgaacgcttaagctcacgaacttttcgcctcaagaacattaaatttgcgagcatatagtctctgctgacgaactagttttcggcggacgaaccaattcacgcggtcgaaaagcgccacgagaagctgacgcacgctcacggcgtcccagttcgtcccctcactttcgttgagtgcggacgtggtttgtgtttgatagacattttggaccatattgagtgtacttttgctattatgggaccgaaaaagagttacctacagtccttatggaaggtgactcgtgttaccaattcgccctcgactggtaattggcggtgctttcagcttcccaccgtagtgagaagtggaccggcgagtcacgttggctcgttgtcgtcggttcgcccgatttcctctccagaaaggtggcggcgtgcatacaaacacccagaggcgtcggatggctttaattaacaaccaaaagcatgtggggggcacagcagtggagtctacgctaactgcgcactttgccggtaacactctccttccaaacagtaactccctccctccctcctcctcccactccattccatcaagccatcaactaccatcacaaaggtaaataaaacgactttattatacagtacagtttatttctttaattataatacaatagcacatttattatacataaaataaggtatatttttgtgtagttttaaggcttatttagtagaaaattatgttttatggggacctgggaacggattattctcattttaatggtttcttatgggaaataaatgttcggaagacgaacttttcgccttacacacactttctgggaaccaattatgttcgtgagctgaggtatcactgtattcagttttgctctcgTTAAGATGTAAAAAGTTATGTGCTAGGTCTGGTTTGGTGCTACATCCAGTTTTGTGGCCTCAGTATTGCATCCTTGCTTTTTGCAGACGAtgtacagtaattattttgGCCTCATCAAGCCGAGACCTTCAACTCTCACTTGAGTAgtttgcagctgagtgtgaagtagtagggatgagaatcagcacctccaaatctgagaccatggtcctcagttgggAAAAGGTGGAATGCCCTCTCCGGATCAGGGATGAGGTCCTTCCCCCAGTGGAGGAGTTTAAATATCTagggggtcttgttcacaagtgaggaaaaaatggaacaggagATTGACAAGCGGATCGGTGTGGCATCTACAGTGACGTGGACTCTGCATCGGTCCGTCTtggtgaagagggagctgagccgaGCGGCAAAGCTCTTTATCTACTGGTCGAGCTACGTTACTAGCCTCACCTTTggccacgagctgtgggtcgtgaccaaaagaaAAAGATCCAGGATACAAAATTAGTTTCCTTTGTAGGGTGTCAGGGCTCTCACTTAGAGATGAATtgggaagctcggtcatccgagaGGGGCTCGAAGTAGAGTTGCTGCACCTCCGCATGAATAGGAGCTCAGGTGCCTCCTGGAAGCCTCCCTGGAGCGGTGTTCCAGGCACGTCCCACTGGGACCCAGGACactctggagagactatgtctcccggctggcctgggaacacttTGGGATCCTCCAAAAAGAGAGAAAATGAACGGATAATGAAAACATTTACCAACTTTTTCTAGGGCGTCATGTCACCCGCAAGCCTGCAGAGGCAGCGCAGCATCACCCGTTGCATCACTGACAGGGAGCCTCTGCCCGACAACTCCAGCGACAAGGACCCCGGGTCGCCCCGGGCCGGTGAGGGGACCCCTCCGCCATCGGCCCACGTCGCAGAAAGGGGCGGTTCACTGAGGGAGAGAAGCCAAGGTCAGAGTTTGGACATTTCTGGGACAAAACTGATTAACGCAAAAAGTGTTTGTGTAATGTTTTTCTAGAGAATATGCATGCTAAAATTTGTAGCAGTAATCGAAATGAAATTGGAAATTTACCTTATATGGGTCTGAATTAGATCTAAGAAAAAGATAAAATACTAGGAATCCTGCCATTTTACTGCAGGGTGGTGACAATTAGCTTTAGTGGCTAGCGATTAGCATTAGCGAATCACTTttgttattatcatttaaaTAGCACAtcaaaaacatgtaaaaatccaacctcattggctgacattggACAGTGACAGACTTCCAATCTGTTTTGATTTGGATTGTAGGGAGTAGGAAcgtctgggtacctcacgatatgatacgatttgcgatacaaggctaacGGTAACAATGATCCCACAAAATGGTGATACGATAATTATTGCTACGTGAGTCAGGAAATCATACTATACctgaaaacaaacaggaagtctgCGGCAAAGTTTGGATTTTAACGTGTGACGTACTTCAACGGCTCTCTGGATTTGTCCGATCGGTGCTAAAATTAAAATGGGTAGAATAGACAAAAAGTTCTGTCTAAATTCATGTCAAAACTCTTGCCAACTTGAGAATAATaatctaaatgtttttttttctttcttaactATTAGCAGGTGGGCCCCATCGGCCCCTCCGCAGCGTCTCGGTGGCTCCCCCTCACCGGGTGTCGGATTGTCTCCGCCACGGCAACAGCAGCGACGCCCGGGCGGTGCGGGCGGTCTGCCTGCTTATGGGCGGGGCGGCGGCCTCCTCGGCCCTGGGCTACCTCAGCTCCTGCTCACCGCCATCGCCTTCGGTGGGCAGGGCAGCCGACATGGGCCACGTCCTCGGGGGCCCGGGGGTGTTCACGGAGATGCCGGCCGGGGGTTCCTTTCAGGATGTGGATTCCGACACGCACTTCAACAGCTTCGACTTTGAGGGCGACTCCGACTTTGACGCCTTTGATTGCGGAGGGTTTGCCTTTTGaaacccttacaaaaaaattggTGTCCTTTTGGGATAGGGGAGAACGGGGTTGGTCGTCACATTTGCTATAAATCAACCAACAGAGGGCGATATTGTGCTATATTCCATTTTGGGCCAGtcaaaatgttcaaaaatacaaaggaaaaacattagtctccatatttaataaacccatttctatgattattatttatgttgtcaataaaaaacagtaaatactaGGGGTGTAGCGGTGCACAAAAATCTCGGCTCAGTACAtacctcagttttgaggtcacggttcggttcattttcggtacggtaagaaaacaaaatgcaaaatataaatgtgctagttgtttattacacacctttgtgctttcaacaacaggaacattagcctatacaaagctagaattctgctcaaaaagtagcgcgtatttaaagataatccaacaacaatttgcctttcagaccctgcgtattggtcagctttctttttgaaagaaagaagaaaaaagaagtcctgtgctaaagggaaaagcaatcccaatgacaaagattttaacatgtattttacaaatgaaatgcctcaatgaatcttttttttttcttatgaaaggttttcaaaagctttattggtggattttctcaagttaaagcgccacacagaaattaataaattgtgtaagcaggatctgtattattcttattatttaattataggtgttttagctcatttcaatttattttatttaaatgggctattatttattttattatgtgtttatattttagtagtattcatttatattgtatattttatgttgtataactttagttcctatgtaaatattagttcctacttgttttgttgtggtaggagggttttgtattgaacacggggccgtgttggttattattatagcagagaagacagcagtaaatcaacaaagacaagtcaactgtgccccgatctaccactcaagagatctgatggactcaaaaagtggattacgattgcatattagtttgaaaatcgaccggatccaccatatttttacacgagtgacttccggtctacccgatcctagctaccggtagtagtattgacgcaggagggtcgcgtctcgcgtctaataataaactctgccgttctttttgcgtgcgtTGTGTTGAGCTGCTTCTTGGacgtgtctaacacgcggccgcttaGTgattggtgtgcattggctgattagctttaacacccgcgtttcactgcgttgtcgcgccgttgacatttctgggttatatactgtcctaccgtgttggtcctcattacagtagagaagatggagtaaaaataatcaacacaaagaaactgtaacccacgggtgtccaaactttttgcaaagggggccagatttggtgtggtaaaaatgtggggggccgaccttggctgacgtcctttacgtagaacaatatgagcaaattttagcaagccattctgtgtgtcattgtttttttttaattgataatttcaacaatctcgcaacctgCTTTtgaggcgttctctttcgactctcaggttcttgcgaaatactgctgctgtgaaattaaactaccgGTAGCttgaagttgcttcaatttctcactacgtatcttccccgtaatcttgtcgtacatgtcagcatgtcttgtttggtaatatcgcctcacattgaactctttaaaaacagctactgtctctttgcaaatgaggcagacagagTTGTTGTATAttgtagtgaagaaatagtcaaatttccacctatacttgaagcgtcggccgtcgcagtcaactttttgttgttgttgactgtcacaattttagaaaattggaagtcaagggtcacacggCGTAATGTTCccaagagtgctgctgccttttagtgggtaaatgaggagcagcatttagt encodes:
- the LOC130918023 gene encoding uncharacterized protein LOC130918023 isoform X1, whose translation is MNTVGGVHRGYLRKYGGFMFKQWKDKFVVLSMEGSLLVCRDGESPPDQVVELQNHCELIVEGREILDLPRLPAGGRRDCCFALILQQSKFLLMLADNPDDCTMWLKLIRKVREGVMSPASLQRQRSITRCITDREPLPDNSSDKDPGSPRAGEGTPPPSAHVAERGGSLRERSQAGGPHRPLRSVSVAPPHRVSDCLRHGNSSDARAVRAVCLLMGGAAASSALGYLSSCSPPSPSVGRAADMGHVLGGPGVFTEMPAGGSFQDVDSDTHFNSFDFEGDSDFDAFDCGGFAF
- the LOC130918023 gene encoding uncharacterized protein LOC130918023 isoform X2, whose product is MNTVGGVHRGYLRKYGGFMFKQWKDKFVVLSMEGSLLVCRDGESPPDQVVELQNHCELIVEGREILDLPRLPAGGRRDCCFALILQQSKFLLMLADNPDDCTMWLKLIRKVREGVMSPASLQRQRSITRCITDREPLPDNSSDKDPGSPRAGEGTPPPSAHVAERGGSLRERSQGGPHRPLRSVSVAPPHRVSDCLRHGNSSDARAVRAVCLLMGGAAASSALGYLSSCSPPSPSVGRAADMGHVLGGPGVFTEMPAGGSFQDVDSDTHFNSFDFEGDSDFDAFDCGGFAF